The following proteins are encoded in a genomic region of Amphiura filiformis chromosome 18, Afil_fr2py, whole genome shotgun sequence:
- the LOC140139864 gene encoding uncharacterized protein, protein MPYVCKVCNKGFTLAGDLKQHIAIHSDDKTHVCKVCNKGFSQRHHLKQHATIHSNEKLYKCELCNKGFRYPSILKYHLQTHLNEKAYVCELCHKSFKNRDSLHVHVRVHLQAHSKHKPYMYECTVCNKGFTLEHQLEQHKAVHSKKPFVCKVCDDGFTLANDLIQHIAIHSKEKHYVCKVCSKGFTLANDLIQHTAIHSNLMPHICKVCNKGFTLACDLKQHIAIHSKEKPYVCKVCNKGFTYASELKRHIAIHSNEKPHVCKVCNKGFKLAGNLKQHQLFHSNEKPHVCKVCNKGFTLACDLKQHIAIHSKERPHVCKVCNKGFTLPYLLKRHTAIHSKEKPHV, encoded by the coding sequence ATGCCTTATGTATGCAAAGTGTGCAACAAAGGCTTTACACTGGCAGGCGATTTGAAACAGCACATAGCAATCCATAGCGATGATAAgactcatgtatgtaaagtatgcaacaagggtttTTCTCAGAGACATCATTTGAAGCAGCATGCAACAATACATAGCAATGAGAAGCTTTACAAATGTGAACTTTGTAATAAGGGCTTCAGGTACCCTAGTATTCTAAAATATCATTTACAAACTCACCTCAATGAGAAGGCATATGTATGTGAACTTTGCCATAAAAGCTTCAAGAACAGAGatagcctacatgtacatgtaagagtACATTTACAGGCTCACAGTAAACATAAGCCATACATGTATGAATGTAcggtatgcaacaagggctttacactggAGCATCAATTGGAACAGCACAAAGCAGTTCATAGCAAGAAACCttttgtatgtaaagtatgcgaCGATGGCTTTACACTGGCAAATGACTTAATACAACacatagcaatccatagcaaagagaagcactatgtatgtaaagtatgcagcAAGGGCTTTACACTGGCAAATGACTTGATACAGCACACAGCAATCCATAGCAATTTGATGCCTCatatatgtaaagtatgcaacaagggctttacactggcATGTGATTTGAAACAGCACATTGCAATTCacagcaaagagaagccttatgtatgtaaagtatgcaacaagggctttacatatGCAAGTGAATTGAAACGGCacatagcaatccatagcaatgagaagcctcatgtttgtaaagtatgcaacaagggctttaaatTGGCAGGTAACTTAAAACAGCACCAACTATttcatagcaatgagaagcctcatgtatgtaaagtatgcaacaagggctttacactggcATGTGATTTGAAACAGCACATAGCAATTCATAGCAAAGAGaggcctcatgtatgtaaagtatgcaacaagggctttacactgcCATATTTATTGAAACGCCACACAGCCATCCATAGCAAAGAAAAGCCTCATGTATGA
- the LOC140139577 gene encoding uncharacterized protein, with translation MTSRRPQKLFNLKPHKCMYCSRYCHDTYLSHLIQHKKRIRPYWYESDTKGKLFKCKHCNKNFIRKQNWMDHDCTIRTPFATHLNRFNLKPYKCIYCSRYFYDTYLYLSHLIQHKKRIRPYWYESDTKEKLYECQHCNKDFTRKQNWTIRKPFATNLNLIKKKPHLCKVCNKGFKWPHLLKQHKAIHRNKKPYVCKVCNKGFRRAHHLKQHIHSNEKPHVCAICSKGFTLPHHLKQHQVIHSKEKPYICKVCNKGFALTRYLMQHGAIHSNENPHVCKVCNKGFTLACDLKQHIAIHSNEKPHVCTVCNKGFKFPYFLKRHIASHSNEKLHACEVCNKCFTLPYLLKRHTAIHSNEKPHVCKVCNKGFTLAGNLKQHQHIHSTEKPYVCKVCNKGFTQAYELKRHIAIHSKERPYVCKVCNKGFTQAYELKRHIAIHSKERPYVCKVCYKGFTLPYLLKRIHSNP, from the coding sequence ATGACTTCCAGAAGACCTCAAAAATTGTTCAACCTGAAGCCTCACAAATGTATGTATTGCAGCAGGTATTGCCACGACACTTATCTGAGTCACCTGATACAACACAAGAAGCGGATTAGACCATATTGGTATGAATCAGACACAAAAGGGAAGCTATTTAAATGCAAACATTGTAATAAAAACTTTATAAGAAAACAGAATTGGATGGACCATGATTGTACTATTAGAACACCCTTTGCTACACACCTGAATAGATTCAATCTGAAGCCctataaatgtatatattgcagcaGGTATTTCTATGACACGTATCTCTATCTGAGTCACCTGATCCAACACAAGAAGCGGATTAGACCGTATTGGTATGAATCAGACACCAAAGAGAAGCTATATGAATGCCAACACTGTAACAAAGACTTCACAAGAAAACAGAATTGGACTATTAGAAAACCCTTTGCTACAAACCTGAATCTTATCAAAAAGAAGCCTCATCTATGCAAAGTATGCAATAAGGGCTTTAAATGGCCACATCTCTTAAAACAGCACAAAGCAATTCATAGAAATAAGAAGCCTTATGTGTGTAAGGTTTGCAACAAGGGCTTTAGACGGGCACATCACTTGAAACAGCATatccatagcaatgagaagcctcatgtatgcGCAATATGCAGTAAGGGCTTTACATTGCCACATCACTTGAAACAGCATCAAGTAatccatagcaaagagaagcccTATATATGTAAGGTATGCAACAAGGGTTTTGCACTGACACGTTATTTGATGCAGCATGGAGcaattcatagcaatgagaatcctcatgtatgtaaagtatgcaacaagggctttacactggcATGTGATTTGAAACAGCACATTGCaatccatagcaatgagaagcctcatgtatgtacagtatgcaacaagggctttaaatTCCCATATTTCTTGAAACGGCACATAGCAAGCCATAGCAATGAGAAGCTTCATGCATGTGAAGTATGCAACAAATGCTTTACACTGCCATATTTATTGAAACGGCACACagcaatccatagcaatgagaagccccatgtatgtaaagtatgcaacaagggcttcaCACTGGCAGGTAACTTGAAACAGCACCAACATATTCATAGCACTGAGAAGCcttatgtatgtaaagtatgcaacaagggctttacacaggCATATGAATTGAAACGGCacatagcaatccatagcaaAGAGAGGCcttatgtatgtaaagtatgcaacaagggctttacacaggCATATGAATTGAAACGGCacatagcaatccatagcaaAGAGAGGCcttatgtatgtaaagtatgctaCAAGGGCTTTACACTGCCATATTTATTGAAACGCATACACAGCAATCCATAG